The Procambarus clarkii isolate CNS0578487 chromosome 56, FALCON_Pclarkii_2.0, whole genome shotgun sequence genome includes a region encoding these proteins:
- the LOC123770805 gene encoding UPAR/Ly6 domain-containing protein crim — MVTLLKVFQVKMKNILASLVVSSLLSVASSIWCYRCVGSHPGCGLYDFDWRYYWSYSCPDPNDKCVKVIERKGVDVMVTRDCLSYLEGHRRDIPADRYEGCRSSAKDPMIGQYIFPSIPEIDHRRDHYTNVTFCFCDFDERCNSASSLTISVLLLIGLAFTHFTILG, encoded by the exons ATGGTAACGCTGCTCAAAGTTTTTCAGGTGAAAATGAAGAATATCTTAGCTTCCCTCGTTGTTTCTTCGCTTCTCTCCGTGG CTTCCAGTATCTGGTGCTATCGATGTGTTGGGTCCCACCCAGGATGTGGATTGTATGACTTTGACTGGCGCTACTATTGGAGCTATAGCTGCCCAGACCCTAATGACAAATGTGTAAAAGTCATAGAAAGGAAAGGAG TGGACGTCATGGtgacccgtgactgtctgagctacCTGGAGGGTCACCGTCGAGATATCCCAGCTGACCGATATGAAGGGTGTCGTTCCTCTGCCAAAGATCCCATGATTGGACAGTACATTTTCCCTTCCATACCTGAGATTGACCATAGGAG AGATCATTACACCAACGTCACCTTCTGCTTTTGTGACTTTGACGAGAGATGTAACAGTGCCTCAAGCTTGACGATCAGTGTTTTACTGCTGATTGGTTTGGCTTTCACACATTTCACTATTTTGGGATAG